Genomic DNA from Chelonia mydas isolate rCheMyd1 chromosome 6, rCheMyd1.pri.v2, whole genome shotgun sequence:
TGGGGCAAGAGTTTGCCAGGGTCTATAATCTTTTTCCAGGAGCGGGGAGACGCCCCTCAACCCATACACCTTTACACACAAACTACCAGGAGGTGATTTaaagttagtttaaaaacaaacttgccCCAAGTCTTATTCATCTGGAGACAGAATGCCCCATTCCCgaatcagtttttaaaagtatctCCTTCTTGTGATAAACGCTCTGATATGGTTCAATGAGACGTTTAAAACTAAAGATCTCATTCATTTTTTGCTTTAAACTGTCCGTCATTTAAATTGTCCCCTGAAATAATAGCAATGCCAGTTTCAACATCAGGACAGCCTGGTACAATTTTGGGGGGTAGCAAAATTtaatggaagtttttaaaaagtttgtttaaGAGCCTCGTCTGTACTTTCCCCAGTTATTTACTGAAAAGGCTTTAATGGTTTATTTTGTGTTGTGGCATGAAGTGCAGGGGATTCTGTCAGTTTCTGGAAGTAACATTGCATGTGATAAATTCAATCTGATACGTAGAGCTTCAATTTTCACTTTTAAGAAACAACCCAGCAATCTTGCAGCTACTGTAACCACTGCATTGTAAGATTTTCACATTCCCCTCCAGTTATCAAATATGATACCATGTTACTTGTAAAGCATTTAATCTCTACTCGTTTATAAAATGTATTATAATGAAAAGTAATTAGTTTATGAGACGGTACAAATAAAGAATCGTTTAACAAAGTCCACTAACAGCGTGCCTAGGATTTGCTAAAAATCTTAATGTAAGATGTGTGCATTTAACGCAGACTAGAAACTAGGGGGGGTAGGGGTACCTTAAAACAAGTAATTGTCACTGCAGTTACTAACCTTATGTCTTCCTCTAATTTTGTAATTCCCAAGTTTCCCATCAGCGTACATGATGAGTTTATCCATTCTGGACAGAAGGTAGCCTATATTTTCACATCCTTGTTCATTGCCCTCCACCCACAATATCTTGTCCCCGCGAATAGCCTTAGTGCTGCCTGATTTCTGACTTGCCAGCTCTCCATCCTGGAATTTGTCACTCAGGTGCAGAGCTTTGACTTCTTGCAAGACTTTGTCTCCAGTTTTGTGTCCCAGGAAATTGTCTACTATGCACAAGCCGTAGGAGTTCATGCAGGGCACGAGGTACTGTACCACTAGTCTCTGGCCACTTCTGGGTTCTTTAGCAGGAGCCCTCTTGCGAGGGGTCAGATTCAGAGCGCGCGCTCTGGCGCTGGACTCCCCCGCTTTCACTGGGCACGTGCCTCCTCCTGTGCATCTCGACGGGTCAGCTCGCTGCGCCTCACTCCTGCCCTGGGCTTTCTCGCTGCTCTCGGGGTTATCCGCATGGATCAAACCCCTCTTCATGCTGGCTACCGATTCGCAACTGCTCTTGCCTGTTGGCGGCTCGGCTCCCCAGCTCGTTGCCATTTGCAGTGCGGTCCCCCGTCCCCATGCATTGCTCACATGCTGCTGCCAGCCCTTGAGCCGTGCGAGGGAATGGGAAGTGCCATGTTCCACCAACAGGATGCTACAGAGGACAAGCCGCCGGGCGGGAGCGTGCACACGTACCGGCGGGAGCGCGCAGGCtcacccgcctcctcctcctccctgccgtACCGCCGCCTCCATCCCTGGGGGACAGCGGCTGGGAGCATGCCAGTTCCAGCGAAGCGCACGAAGGCTGAACGTGCAGAACGCGGCAGCCCCCGCCTGCAAGGTGCGTTTCCTCCCAGCTGAAACAAACCAGTGATTGCCCAGGGGACAAGCTGGGTGCGGTTCATTTTTGGCCCTAAGCTCCCAAATTAGACCATCAAAAACACCGGGGGGCGGGGAACAATCCAGAGACCTCAATGCAGCTGTAAGTGGGAGGGCTGCACAAACCGGGATCCAGTTACGGGAGCTTGCTGGGTCCCAGCAAAATGTTGGCCATAAAGCCCCAAAGGTGAGTACCTGAGAAAAGTCTAGCCTCTCCTGCACCAAAAAATGCTAGAGTCTGGCACAGGACTGCTGCAAACCCCCCAGATCCACACCTAGCTCCAGAGGGATCCTGCCAATTGTTGGCACCACTGCCCAAATAGATAATAACTGTAGCTGCCTCAGGCGCCACCGAGAATATCCTGCTCCCATGCATGCTGGAACATGGCAGGTGCAAAACCCCAGATTCAACACCTAGATCCAGTCAGATCCTGGTAATTTTTGCCTCCGAATCCCTAAATTTCTCTTTCACTTAAAAGAATCTGATGGGGGCTGGTCCAACAGGAGTGGAAGAACCTGGATCATCCCAGTTTATAATCTACATAGAGAAAAAATGCAGCAGCTCCTATACATCAAAAAGCCTAGACCTTGTTGCAAAATGGTGCAACAGCACAACAATAATCTGTCTCCAACATCTGGATTCTGCTAGGTCCAATTAGTTTTTATCTGAAACCCAAAGAATTCTATCAGCTATACAGAAAAGTGACCTGCTAAAATTCCACTGCAAAAATCCAGACCCCAAAGCATGCTGCATTCtgtcttatttattttacaggtaGCATTTGCAACAACAAATGCCATAGTTTAGGTTGTACACACATTTCCATTACAGCTAAGCTATAGGACCAAATGGTCCCTGATAGTAGCACATGTGTGCAGGGAGGATGTAAATTTTCACCTGCCATTCAGGCCCTGTGCAAGGAATAATCCTAGCACCCCAAGGGATGCAAATTGCCCCAAAGGGGAATGGAGAGAAACTGGGACCATGGCCCTGTTACCCATCTGCACCAGCCCACACAACAAGCCCAGCCCATTGAGGAGCAAGTTGTACCAACCCAAGGAATAATGTAGCATGTGTTTATTGCCCTGCAGAATGGGGAGCACCCAATGAAATTTTGCTTCCTGAAGCACCTTGCCTCACCAAGCACCTGCTGGAGATGCTTCACACAATCCCCTACCATGGCAAAATGCCACAGTATAGGCAATAATTATGTTACAAATGTAACAAAGTAAAGGTGTGTGAAGCTAGGCTTATTTATAAATGTCATCTCAACATCTGGATGTACAAAAAGCCTTATTCATAATTGTTGTGTTTCCTATGTTTGACAGATGACACCTTGTAAATAGAAAACTTGTCTTTCAATGATatatgaactgcccctctgccatcCTACATCTTCATTTTTGAAAGATTCTATTTAATTCTCAATTAGAAGCCCTGAGGATATTATAAGCTTATTGCTTACATTTACATTTGCAGTAGTTTCTCTGTAATACATGCCGTAAAGTGTGTGTTGATAGCATGGTATTAATGGCTCTTGTTTGGGATGACTTGCATAACTCATTAGTACCGGTAAAGCCTTTATACTACATTATACATACCATCGTGTAGTTTTTAATGCCACATGTTTTACAGATGCACTAtcttaaaataggtttcagagtaacagccgtgttagtctgtattcgcaaaaagaaaaggagtacttgtggcaccttagagactaaccaatttatttgagcataagctttcgtgagctacagctcacttcatcggatgcatactgtggaaagtgtagaagatctttttatacacacaaagcatgaaaaaatacctccccccaccccactctcctgctggtaatagcttatctaaagtgatcactctccttacaaagtgtatgataatcaagatgggccatttccagcacaaatccaggttttctcaccccccccccacacacacacaccagcaggagagtgggttggttggcaatgggctttgttgcaaggctaggttcctgggttaccgtttttgttgtgtggttgctggtgagtatttgcttcaggttgtcaCCTAGAGAATACATTGAAatactgacctttttttttttctggtcctAACAGGATCAACTGTTTTTCCCTCCTATCTTGCAAGTTTTCAGATCTTGCTTAGTAACCTGTGAATCATAAATCACTTTTTGATTAAGAAATGGGATTCTTTTTAAACAGGCATCAACCCCCTCTCCCAAAATCATATTCCAGTGTTTCTAGAATTAAACACTAAATCTCAGTGATATAAGTACAGGTCTGCACAGAACACTGCTCTCTACTAAACCACAGATTCATAGGTCACCAATGAAGAGACAGAAACTGTAGCTAGTTTATATGCAACTGTCAGGGGTAGGTAGGGGAAGCTATCAGGGTATGAACAGAGTTTAGTAGAAATAGTATTTTATTGTATCTTGTTTACACTTCAACAGTctgcagaggatttttttttttaaattggatatGCCCTTTTTTTGGCCTTTTTAGGAGATATAAAGAAACCCTGAAAGCTTCATAGCATATTTGCCTGCTTTTTAGCTTAGAAATAACAGTAGCGTCAgatctttttccttttctattcTAGCGGGATCTCATGGGGCCCTCAGAGTCATATATCCGCAAACTTTGAAAAGTTTACACAGCCAAATAGCAAACCCACATGTTATCTAAAAGGTGACCTTTACTGATGGGATGAGGGTGTGGAA
This window encodes:
- the EGLN3 gene encoding prolyl hydroxylase EGLN3 isoform X3, encoding MATSWGAEPPTGKSSCESVASMKRGLIHADNPESSEKAQGRSEAQRADPSRCTGGGTCPVKAGESSARARALNLTPRKRAPAKEPRSGQRLVVQYLVPCMNSYGLCIVDNFLGHKTGDKVLQEVKALHLSDKFQDGELASQKSGSTKAIRGDKILWVEGNEQGCENIGYLLSRMDKLIMYADGKLGNYKIRGRHKLHGGILRIFPEGKSYVADVEPIFDRLLFFWSDRRNPHEVQPSYATRYAMTVWYFDAEERAEAKKKFRNLTDAGKTEAALHED
- the EGLN3 gene encoding prolyl hydroxylase EGLN3 isoform X1, encoding MATSWGAEPPTGKSSCESVASMKRGLIHADNPESSEKAQGRSEAQRADPSRCTGGGTCPVKAGESSARARALNLTPRKRAPAKEPRSGQRLVVQYLVPCMNSYGLCIVDNFLGHKTGDKVLQEVKALHLSDKFQDGELASQKSGSTKAIRGDKILWVEGNEQGCENIGYLLSRMDKLIMYADGKLGNYKIRGRHKAMVACYPGNGTGYVRHVDNPNGDGRCITCIYYLNKDWDSKLHGGILRIFPEGKSYVADVEPIFDRLLFFWSDRRNPHEVQPSYATRYAMTVWYFDAEERAEAKKKFRNLTDAGKTEAALHED
- the EGLN3 gene encoding prolyl hydroxylase EGLN3 isoform X2; protein product: MATSWGAEPPTGKSSCESVASMKRGLIHADNPESSEKAQGRSEAQRADPSRCTGGGTCPVKAGESSARARALNLTPRKRAPAKEPRSGQRLVVQYLVPCMNSYGLCIVDNFLGHKTGDKVLQEVKALHLSDKFQDGELASQKSGSTKAIRGDKILWVEGNEQGCENIGYLLSRMDKLIMYADGKLGNYKIRGRHKAMVACYPGNGTGYVRHVDNPNGDGRCITCIYYLNKDWDSKLHGGILRIFPEGKSYVADVEPIFDRLLFFWSDRRNPHEVQPSYATR